TCGAACTCCAAGCTGCCCGGCTATATCTTTCCGATCGTGCCGGCGCTGGCGATCCTGGCAGCGCTCGTGCTGGAGCAGGCGGACGAGCGCATGTGGCGCTGGCAGCTCAAAACCTTCCTGGGCGTGAGCCTCGTCGGCCTGGCTGCCTGTGGCTACCTCGCCACGATGTCGTCGGAGATGTACCCGAACGCCGTCTTCGCGCGCTTCGCCGCGTTCCTGGCCGCGGCGTTCCTGGCCGCGGCGGTGCTGACGTGGCTGGCACTGCGGCTCGCCGCCCGGCGCTTCGAGAGCCTCGCGGCATTCGCCTGTGGCTGGTTCCTCACGTTCACCATCGCGCTGCTCGGCCACGAAGCGTTCGGGCGCTCGATGTCGGGTATCGATCTCGTGCCGGCCGTCAAGCCCTGGCTCAAGCCCGGCGTGCCGTTCTATGCGGTGGAGCGTCTGGACCATACAATGCCGTTCTACCTCGACACGCCGGCCGTCATGGTGCAGGAACCCGACGAACTGGCCTTCGGCGTCGCGCACGAGCCGGCCAAGTGGATTCCGACCACCGACGCCTTCGTCGTCCGCTGGCGCGACGGCGGCCAGGCCGTCGCCATGATGAGCCCAGGCACGTACCAGCGCCTCGCCGCGCAAGGCGTGCCGATGACGGTCATCGCCCAGGACACGCGCCGGGTCATCGTGCGGCGCCAATGAATGTCCCGCCAAGGCGTGCTGAAAGGGGCACGCAAGCGGATTTGTCGTAACATGCCGCCCGCGGCACCGGGGGAAACATCGCCGCGGTCGGTCAAACAACTACACAACACATGAATCTCGTCACTTTCGGGCTGATCCTGACGGGCGTGATGCTCAACGCCTGCGCCCAGTTGCTGCTGAAGGCAGGCGTCAACGCCATCGGACGCTTCGCCTTCTCGGTGGAAAACATCGTGCCGATCGGCATCAAGCTTGCGACCCAGCTGCCCATCATCGGCGGGCTGACCTGCTACGTGATTTCCGTGGTGGTGTGGATCCTCGGGCTGTCGCGCGTGGATGTGACCATTGCGTATCCGATGCTGTCGCTGGGCTACGTGGTCAACGCGATCCTGGCGTGGTATCTCTTCGGAGAGGTGCTCACGGCCCAGCGGCTGATCGGCATCGCCATCATCCTGATCGGCGTGTTCGTGCTGGCGCGCTCCTGACCTGCCCTCTTCTCCTGACCGACATCACATGACCCAAACCAACGCCGTCGCCGATCAGCCGTTCCTGCCTTTCGTGCGCCCCGCCATCGACGAGGCGACCATCGCCGCCGTGGCCGATGTGCTGCGCTCGGGCTGGATCACCTCGGGCCCCAAGGTCGCCGCGTTCGAAGCCGCGCTGTCGGACTATTTCGGCGGCCGCCCGGTGCGCACCTTCGCCAACGGCACGGCCACCATGGAAGTCGCGCTGCGCATCGCGGGCATCGGCCCCGGCGATGAGGTCATCACCACGCCGATCTCGTGGGTGGCCACCTCCAACGTGGTGCTGACGGTCGGCGCCCGGCCCGTCTTCGTCGACATCGACCCGATCACCCGCAACATCGATCTGGACAAGATCGAGGCCGCCATCACGCCACGCACGCGCGCGATCATCCCGGTCTACCTGTCGGGCCTGCCGGTGGACATGGACCGCCTGTACGAGATCGCCCGCCGCCACAAGCTGCGCGTGGTGGAAGACGCCGCGCAGGCGATCGGCTCACGCTGGGGCGGCAAGCGCATCGGCCAGATCGGCGACCTGGTCAGCTTCAGTTTCCAGGCCAACAAGAACATCACCACCATCGAGGGCGGCGCGCTCGTGCTGAACACCCCGGAAGAAGCCGTACTGGCCGAGAAGTACCGCCTGCAGGGCGTGGTCCGGACCGGCTTCGACGGCATGGAGGTCGACGTGGTGGGCGGCAAATTCAACCTGACCGACGTCAACGCCGCCATCGGCCTCGGCCAGTTCGCCCAGCTGGAGACCATCACCGCGCGCCGCGCCGCGTTGGCCCGCCGCTACTTCGCCGCCATGCGCGCGGCGGACATCGAATCGTTCGGCATCGAACTGCCGGTGGAAGACTTTGCGCACACCAACTGGCACATGTTCCAGATCGTGCTGCCGCTCGACCGCCTCAAGGTCGACCGCGCCGGCTTCATGGCCGGCCTGAAGGCCATGGGCATCGGCGCGGGCGTGCATTACCCGCCCATCCACCTGTTCAAGCTGTACCGCGAGCTCGGCTGGGCGCCGGGCATGTTCCCGGTGGCCGAGCGCATCGGGCGCGCCATCGTGACGCTGCCGATGTTCGCGGCCATGGAAGATTCCGACGTGGACCGCGTAGTCAATGCGGTCCGCCAACTCTGCATCCAACACCAATAATGAAGACACCTGCTCTCTCGGTCGTCATTCCCGTCTACAACGAAGAAGACGGGCTCGCCGCCCTGTTCGCGCGCCTGTACCCCGCCCTCGACGCGCTCGGCATCGCGTACGAGGTCGTGTTCGTCAACGACGGCAGCCGGGACCGCTCCGCCGCCATGCTCGCCGAGCAGTTCCGCGCCCGGCCCGACGCCACCCGCGTGGTGCTGTTCAACGGCAACTACGGCCAGCACATGGCCATCCTGGCCGGCTTCGAGCATGCCCGCGGCGAGCGCGTCGTCACGCTGGACGCCGACCTTCAGAACCCGCCCGAAGAGATCGGCCGCCTGGTCGCCAAGCTCGACGAGGGCTATGACTACGTCGGCACCATCCGCCGCAACCGGCAGGACACCTGGTTCCGCCGCACCGCATCGCGCTTCATGAACTCGCTGCGCGAGCGCATCACGCACATCAAGATGACCGACCAGGGCTGCATGCTGCGGGCCTACAGCCGGACCATCGTCGACACCATCAACCGCTGCCGCGAAGTCAACACCTTCATCCCGGCACTGGCCTACACCTTCTCCAAGAACCCGACCGAGATCGAAGTCGACCACGAGGAGCGCTTTGCGGGCGAATCCAAGTATTCGCTCTACAAGCTGATCCGCCTGAACTTCGACCTGGTGACGGGCTTCTCGGTGGTGCCGCTGCAGTGGTTCTCGGCGATCGGCATGCTGCTGTCGTTCGCCTCGGCGGTGCTGTTCATTCTGCTGGTCGTGCGCCGCTTCGTCCTCGGCGCGGAAGTCCAAGGCGTGTTCACGCTGTTCGCCATCACGTTCTTCCTGATGGGCGTGCTGCTGTTCGGCATCGGTCTGCTGGGCGAGTACATCGGCCGCATCTACCAGCAGGTGCGCGAGCGTCCGCGCTACCTGGTGCAGGGCGTGCTGGAAGACACGCCCAACCTGCACGAGGCGGGCGCCACCGACCTGAACGCGTCCAAGCCGCAGCGGGGCGTGGCATGACGCGGCGCGCGGTCGTCTTCGCGTACCACAACGTCGGCGTGCGCTGCCTGCGCGTGCTGGCCGCCCGCGGCATCCAGGTCGAACTGGTCGTCACGCACGAGGACAACGCCGCCGAGAACATCTGGTTCGGCAGCGTGCGTGCCACCGCGCAGGAGCTCGGCATCCCGTTCGTCACGCCGGAAGACGCGCGCGGCGAAGACCTGTACGCCCGCATCGCCGCCCTCGCGCCGGATTTCATCTTTTCGTTCTACTACCGACACATGATCCCGATGCGCCTGCTGGGCCTGGCCACGCAGGGCGCGTTCAACATGCACGGCTCGCTGCTGCCGAAATACCGCGGCCGCGTGCCGATCAACTGGGCGGTGCTGCACGGCGAGACCGAAACCGGCGCCACCCTGCACGAGATGATCGAGAAGCCGGATGCCGGCTACATCGTCGACCAGACCGTAGTGCCGATCCTGCCGGACGACACCGCGCACGAAGTCTTCGAAAAGGCCACCGTCGCCGCCGAGCAGACGCTGTGGCGGGCCCTGCCGGCCATGATCGCCGGGCGCATCCCGCGGCACCCCAACCGGCTGGAGGACGGCAGCTACTTCGGCGGCCGCAAGCCCGAAGACGGCCGCATCGACTGGTCCGGCCCGGCCCAGCAGGTCTACAACCTCGTGCGCGCCGTGGCGCCGCCCTATCCCGGCGCCTTCACGGACGCCGGCGGTGAACGCTACATCGTCGCGCGGGCCCGGCTGGCGCGACAAACCTTCTCGAATTTGCCCCCAGGGTTGCACGTCGTGGATAATGCGATGTTTGGCGTGTGCGGCGATGGGGGAGCCATCGCCATCCACGAGCTCTGGCGCGTCGAGCCCCAGGCGCCGTCCTCGACCACGGTCGTGACCGCGCAACAGCTCGCCAACCGGCTCGCCCTCTCCTGTTCTTGAGTTTGCCTTCATGAAGAAAGTACTGATCCTCGGCGTCAACGGCTTTATCGGCCACCACCTGTCCAAGCGCATTCTGGAGAGCACGGACCCGGAAATCTCCCAGTGGGAGGTCTATGGCATGGACATGCAGACCGAGCGCCTGGGCGATCTGGTCAACCATCCGCGCATGCACTTCTTTGAAGGCGACATCACCATCAACAAGGAGTGGGTGGAATACCACGTGCGCAAGTGCGACGTGATCCTGCCGCTGGTGGCCATCGCCACGCCGTCGACCTACGTCAAGGCGCCGCTGCGCGTGTTCGAGCTGGACTTCGAAGCCAACCTGCCGATCGTCCGCTCCGCCGCCAAGTACGGCAAGCACCTGGTGTTCCCGTCGACCTCCGAGGTCTACGGCATGTGCGGCGACGACGAATTCGACCCGGAAGCCTCGCCGCTGGTCTACGGCCCGATCAACAAGCCGCGCTGGATCTACGCCTGCTCCAAGCAACTGATGGACCGCGTGATCTGGGGCTACGGTATGGAAGGCCTGAACTTCACGCTGTTCCGCCCGTTCAACTGGATCGGCCCGGGCCTGGACTCGATCCACACCCCGAAGGAAGGTTCGTCGCGCGTGGTCACGCAGTTCCTCGGCCACATCGTGCGCGGCGAGAACATCCAGCTGGTCGACGGCGGTCAACAGAAGCGCGCCTTCACGTATGTCGACGACGGCATCGACGCGCTGGTGCGCATCATCGCCAACAAGGACGGCGTGGCGTCGGGCAAGATCTACAACATCGGCAACCCGTCGAACAACTATTCGGTGCGCGAGCTGGCCGACATGATGCTGAAGATGGCCGGCACCATCGCCGAGTACAAGGAAAACGCCCAGAAGGTCAAGCTGGTGGAAACGACCTCGGGCGCCTACTACGGCAACGGCTACCAGGACGTGCAGAACCGCGTGCCGAAGATCGCCAACACCATGGAAGAGCTCGGCTGGAAGCCGACCACCGCCATGGAAGACACCCTGGCGAACATCTTCGAAGCCTACCGCGAGCACGCCGCCGAGGCGCGCAGCCTGGTCGACTGAACCGGAGCGTCCGCGCAGGTCCATGGCCCTCATCGTCCTCAAGATCGACGTCGACACCCTGCGCGGCACGCGCGAAGGCGTTCCCAACCTCGTGCGCATGCTGCGCGCGCACGAGGCGGGCGCGACCTTCCTGTTCAGCCTGGGGCCCGACCACACCGGCTGGGCCCTGCGCCGGGCCTTCCGCCCCGGCTTCCTGAAAAAAGTGTCGCGCACCTCCGTGGTCGAGCACTACGGCCTGCGCACGCTGATGTACGGCGTGCTGCTGCCCGGCCCCGACATCGGCCGCAAGGCCGCCGCCGAGATGCGCGCGGTTGCCGAGGCAGGTTTCGAGACCGGCATCCACACCTGGGATCACGTCCGCTGGCAGGACAACGTCCGCCAGCGCGATGCCGCCTGGACGGCCCGCCAGATGGGTGCCGCCCACGCGCGCTTTGCCGAGATCTTCGGGCATGCGCCTGTCACGCACGGCGCCGCCGGCTGGCAGATGAACGACCACGCCTTCCGCCAGATCGACGCCTGGGGCATGGCCTACGCCTCCGACGGCCGCGGCACGCATCCGTACATCCCGAGCGTCGACGGCCAGCCGCTCAGGCATGTGCAGTTGCCGACCACCTTGCCGACGCTGGACGAACTCATCGGCGTGAACGACCTGACCTCCGACAACGTCGCCCGGCATATCCTGAAGACAACCGAATCGGACCGCGACCAAGTGTTTACCTTGCATGCGGAGCTTGAAGGGCAGAAACTCGCCCCGATCTTCGAAGAACTGCTGCGAGGCTGGCGCGCCCAGGGCCATCGGCTGGCGTCAATGGGCGACTACCATGCAACGCTGGACCGCAGTACCCTCCCCGTGCAACCCGTCACGTGGGGCGAAATCCCGGGCCGCAGCGGCAGCCTGATCGTGCAGCCGGCCTGAGCTGAGTACGACGCTGTCACGGGGCGGCGCGAGGTCCAGGTCCTTGCCGCGTCACCTTCGCCGTATCACGTCTTTCCCTGCGGTCTTCCGGAACACCATCATGCCCGTCACGCTCGACCAGCCTCTTCCCGATTTCTCCGCGCCGGCCACCAGCGGCCTCACGTTTTCGCTGGCCGGGCAGCGCGGCAAGGTCGTGGTGCTGTATTTCTACCCGAAGGACAACACGCCCGGCTGCACCACCGAGGCCATGAACTTCCGCGACCAATACGAGGCCTTCGAGGCCGCTGACGCCGTGGTGTTCGGCATCTCCCGCGACAGCCTGAAGTCGCACGAGAACTTCAAGGCCAAGCTGGAAATGCCCTTCGAGCTCATCTCCGATGCCGACGAAGCGCTCTGCGCACTCTTCGACACCATCAAGATGAAGAAGATGTACGGCAAGGACGTCCGGGGTATCGAGCGCAGCACCTTCCTGATCGACCGCAAAGGTGTGCTGCGCCAGGAATGGCGTGGCGTCAAGGTGCCCAACCACGTGGACGAAGTGCTGGGGGCGGTCCGCGCGCTGTAGCCGATCGCGTATGGAAGCGCCCGCCGGTCCACGCCGGCGCTCGCTTTGCCCGCTGTTTCGCGCCTCCGCAACGCGAGCCCGGCCGTCACATCCGGCCGATTGCAAATCACAAAAGCTTCCGATACAGTCGGAACCGATGAGTACGAAATCCGGATGCCATTCCGATTGCCCACGACGGTACCGGCGGCCCAGTCGGCCTGATACCGCTTCCGCGTCCTCCCCGGAACATCGCCCGGGTAGAACGTCCGGATCGTGCAGCTTGTTGTGGCGTTCCTCCAGGCCGCCCCGCCTCCCGCAGGTTTCGGCGGCTTTTTTGTGGCCGTCGCCCGGGCGCCGCCTTCAGTGCGCTTCTCCCCATTTCCACCTGCACCGCCCCGCTGACAACGGGCGCGGTGTTCCGTCGTCGTTCCCTCCAGAGAGGTAAGCCAAGCATGCCGCTGCCGACCATGCCCACCCAGCCAGCCCAATTGCTCGACCCGGCTGAATTCAAGCCTTTCGGCAAAGCCGCAAGGCCCAAGGCGGGTCAGGAACCTCGAAAACCGGTGCCGGCCCTCGAACGCGAGGCGCTGTCCGAAACCGGCCGCGCACAACCCAAACGCAGCACCACCCGGGCCCGGCTTGGCGAGACATCGCCCATGGCCAAGGAAGATGCCCGCCAGCGCCCCACCGGCGTCGCCAAGGCCGTCGATAAGGTCAGCACGACGGGCAAATCGACCGAAACCGCCACCCGCCGCCGGGCACGCCGCGACGATGGGCCGACCAAGCTCTTCGTGCTGGACACCAACGTGCTGATGCACGACCCGTCCTCGCTGTTCCGCTTCGAAGAGCATGACGTCTATCTGCCCATGATGACGCTGGAGGAGCTGGACAACCACAAGAAGGGCATGAGCGAAGTCGCGCGCAACGCCCGCGCGGTCAGCCGCACGCTCGACCACCTGGTGGCCGGCACCGATGGCGTGATGGAAGATGGCTTGCCGCTGTCCAAGCTGGGCAACCGCGACGCGCAGGGCCACCTGTTCTTCCAGACCCGCCTGAACGACATCAAGCTGCCCGACGGCCTGCCACAGGGCAAGGCGGACAACCAGATCCTGGGCGTGGTGTCCGCGCTGCAGCAGCAGCGCCCCGATCGCCATGTCGTGCTGGTGTCGAAAGACATCAACATGCGGATCAAAGCGCGCGCCCTCGGCCTGCCGGCGGAGGACTATTTCAACGACCGCGTGCTGGAAGACACCGACCTGCTCTACAGCGGCGTGATGTCCCTGCCCATCGATTTCTGGCAGAAGCACGGCAAGAACATCGAGAGCTGGCAGGACCCGAAAACCGGCACGACGTTCTACCGGCTGTCGGGCCCGCTGGTGCCGTCGTTCCTGGTCAACCAGTTCGTCTTCCTGGAGCCCAACGACGGCAGCCTGCCGCTGTACGCGCAGGTCAAGGAGCTCAACGGCAAGACGGCCGTGCTGCAGACGCTGAAGGACTACACGCACCAGAAGAACAACGTCTGGGGCGTGACCGCGCGCAACCGCGAGCAGAACTTCGCGCTCAACCTGCTGATGCACCCCGAGATCGACTTCGTCTCGCTGCTCGGCCAGGCCGGTACCGGCAAGACGCTGCTCGCGCTCGCCGCCGGACTCGAGCAGGTGCTCGATCAGAAGCTCTACAACGAGATCATCATCACGCGGGCCACGGTGCCGGTGGGCGAAGACATCGGCTTCCTGCCGGGTACGGAAGAAGAAAAGATGCAGCCCTGGATGGGCGCCTTCGACGACAACCTTGAGGTGCTGCAGAAATCCGACGACAACGCCGGCGAATGGGGCCGCGCGGCGACCCAGGAGCTGATCCGCTCGCGCATCAAGGTCAAGAGCATGAATTTCATGCGCGGCCGCACCTTCGTCAACAAGTTCCTGATCATCGACGAAGCACAGAACCTGACGCCCAAGCAGATGAAGACCCTGGTCACGCGCGCGGGCCCGGGCACCAAGATCGTCTGCCTGGGGAACATCGCGCAGATCGATACGCCGTACCTCACAGAAGGGTCGTCGGGCCTGACCTACGTGGTGGACCGCTTCAAGGGCTGGAGCCACGGCGGCCACATCACGCTGGCGCGCGGCGAACGCTCGCGCCTGGCGGACCACGCGTCGGACGTGCTGTAGAGACCACAAGGCAGCCGCCCAGCCGGACGGCTGCCAATCCTGCTGCCATGGGGCCGCGCACTTGCGCGGCTTTCTTTTTGCTACGCAATGGGTACCCGTGTATTTCAACGGAGGCCCCATCATGCATGTGCAGCGAAACCCGCAGTTCCGTACGCGCTCGACACTGCCGTCGGTCGCACTGGCGATGCTGTTGTCCGCCGGCGCGTCCGTCGCGCTTGCCGACAACCTCACGCCACAGACCGCCGGCCAGATCAGCTACGTCTGCGGCGGTATCGCGCAAGATGAACAAGATGCCTTGAATGCCCAGGCGCGCAACTACAACCTGTCCTTGCTCTTCACGCAAGGACCACGCGGTGAATACCTCGCCGATGTCGATGTCCAGCTCACGCGGCACGGCAAAGAAGTCGCCAGCTTCCGCGCCGACGGCCCGCGCTGCCTGATCAAGGCACCGCCGGCCAGCTATAACGTCATCGCCACTTACGAGGGCGCGACCAAGCGCGCTACCGTACAGACCGGCAGCACGCGCAACGTCCAGTTGCGCTGGTAAGCCGCGCCGCAACAGGGTCCGGCTGGACGGACCCGCACCGCGCCTGGCGTTGCGCCCTGCCAACACGCGGTTTGGCTTTCCCGTGCGGGGCGCATAGCATGCGAGCTATCCGGACTTCACAGATAGCCCATGCCGAACCGGCACGGTTCTCCGCGCATCCGCACGCAGTGGGCGGGCCTCGCGATCATCGCGCTGGCCTGCCTGCTGTCCGCCTGCTCCTCCACGCCGACCCGCTCCACCGCCTCGCGCGACACGTCGGGACTGCGCACGCGCGGCGCCACGATCAACGATCCAAGTGCCGGGCTGGAAGAGATCTCCATCGAGGCGATGGCGCTGGTCGGCACGCCGTACCGCTACGGCGGCAACACGCCCGACAGCGGCTTCGACTGCAGCGGGCTGGTGCGCTACGTCGTGCAGCGCGCCGCCTCGGTCAACCTGCCGCGCACGGCGGCGGAAATGGGCACGCGCGGCTTCGCGCTCGAGCGCCGCGACGTTGCATCGGGCGACCTGGTCTTCTTCAACACCACCGGCCGACCAAATTCGCACGTCGGCATCTACGTGGGCCAGAACCGCTTCGTGCATGCTCCGGCCACCGGCGGCACCGTGCGGCTGGACGACATGACCAAGTCCTACTGGGCCAGCCGCTACATGGGCGCACGCCGCGTGGTCGCGGTCAGCAACCTGCCGGATCTGCCCACCACACCCGCTGCGGCCGCGCCGAGCATCGCAGCGGTTCCGGCCGCGCCCACGGCACCGGCCCGCCCGAGCGACGATGACCCGCTTGGCACACTGATGCGCGCCCGCAGCACACCGTCCACTGCCGACGACGATCCGATCGCCCAATTCGGCACGCGATAGCCTGCCTGACGCACCAAGCAAAACGCCCACCAATCGGTGGGCGTTTCGTTTCTGTTTGAGCGGACGGCTTCGGGTTCAGAGCAGTTGCCGGCCGATCCACCAGGCGATCGCCGCCATGAAGGCCGATGCCGGGATCGTCAGGACCCAGGCCCAGACAATATTGCCGGCGACGCCCCAGCGCACGGCCGACGCCTTCTGCGCTGCGCCCACGCCAACGATGGCGCCGGTGATGGTATGCGTGGTCGAAACCGGCACGCCCATCGCCGAAGCGAGGAACAGCGTCAGCGCGCCACCGGTTTCAGCGCAGAAACCGCCCACCGGCTTGAGCTTGGTGATCTTCTGCCCCATGGTCCGGACAATACGCCAGCCTCCCAGCAGCGTGCCCAGCCCGATCGCCACGTAGCAGCAGACGATCACCCAGATCGGCGGCTCATGCGCCGTCGCCGAAGCATAGCCGCCGGCGATCAGCAGCATCCAGATGATGCCGATGGTCTTCTGCGCATCGTTGCCGCCGTGGCCCAGGCTGTACAGCGAGGCCGACAGCAACTGCAACCGCCGGAACCATCGGTCCACCTTGGAAGGCGGCGTGCGGAAGAACAGCCAGGACACCGCGATCATCAGGCACGAGCCGAGAATGAACCCCAGCAGCGGTGAAATCAGGATGAACGCCACCGTCTTGAGCAGCCCGCTGGCCACCAGCGAGCCCGTGCCCGACTTGGCCACGGCCGCCCCGACCAGTCCGCCGATCAACGCGTGCGACGAGCTGGACGGAATCCCGTAGTACCACGTGATGATGTTCCAGGCGATCGCCCCGAGCAGGGCACCGAAGATGACGTAGTGGTCGA
The sequence above is drawn from the Ralstonia solanacearum K60 genome and encodes:
- a CDS encoding SMR family transporter, with translation MNLVTFGLILTGVMLNACAQLLLKAGVNAIGRFAFSVENIVPIGIKLATQLPIIGGLTCYVISVVVWILGLSRVDVTIAYPMLSLGYVVNAILAWYLFGEVLTAQRLIGIAIILIGVFVLARS
- a CDS encoding DegT/DnrJ/EryC1/StrS family aminotransferase, which gives rise to MTQTNAVADQPFLPFVRPAIDEATIAAVADVLRSGWITSGPKVAAFEAALSDYFGGRPVRTFANGTATMEVALRIAGIGPGDEVITTPISWVATSNVVLTVGARPVFVDIDPITRNIDLDKIEAAITPRTRAIIPVYLSGLPVDMDRLYEIARRHKLRVVEDAAQAIGSRWGGKRIGQIGDLVSFSFQANKNITTIEGGALVLNTPEEAVLAEKYRLQGVVRTGFDGMEVDVVGGKFNLTDVNAAIGLGQFAQLETITARRAALARRYFAAMRAADIESFGIELPVEDFAHTNWHMFQIVLPLDRLKVDRAGFMAGLKAMGIGAGVHYPPIHLFKLYRELGWAPGMFPVAERIGRAIVTLPMFAAMEDSDVDRVVNAVRQLCIQHQ
- a CDS encoding glycosyltransferase, whose translation is MKTPALSVVIPVYNEEDGLAALFARLYPALDALGIAYEVVFVNDGSRDRSAAMLAEQFRARPDATRVVLFNGNYGQHMAILAGFEHARGERVVTLDADLQNPPEEIGRLVAKLDEGYDYVGTIRRNRQDTWFRRTASRFMNSLRERITHIKMTDQGCMLRAYSRTIVDTINRCREVNTFIPALAYTFSKNPTEIEVDHEERFAGESKYSLYKLIRLNFDLVTGFSVVPLQWFSAIGMLLSFASAVLFILLVVRRFVLGAEVQGVFTLFAITFFLMGVLLFGIGLLGEYIGRIYQQVRERPRYLVQGVLEDTPNLHEAGATDLNASKPQRGVA
- a CDS encoding formyltransferase is translated as MTRRAVVFAYHNVGVRCLRVLAARGIQVELVVTHEDNAAENIWFGSVRATAQELGIPFVTPEDARGEDLYARIAALAPDFIFSFYYRHMIPMRLLGLATQGAFNMHGSLLPKYRGRVPINWAVLHGETETGATLHEMIEKPDAGYIVDQTVVPILPDDTAHEVFEKATVAAEQTLWRALPAMIAGRIPRHPNRLEDGSYFGGRKPEDGRIDWSGPAQQVYNLVRAVAPPYPGAFTDAGGERYIVARARLARQTFSNLPPGLHVVDNAMFGVCGDGGAIAIHELWRVEPQAPSSTTVVTAQQLANRLALSCS
- a CDS encoding bifunctional UDP-4-keto-pentose/UDP-xylose synthase, whose protein sequence is MKKVLILGVNGFIGHHLSKRILESTDPEISQWEVYGMDMQTERLGDLVNHPRMHFFEGDITINKEWVEYHVRKCDVILPLVAIATPSTYVKAPLRVFELDFEANLPIVRSAAKYGKHLVFPSTSEVYGMCGDDEFDPEASPLVYGPINKPRWIYACSKQLMDRVIWGYGMEGLNFTLFRPFNWIGPGLDSIHTPKEGSSRVVTQFLGHIVRGENIQLVDGGQQKRAFTYVDDGIDALVRIIANKDGVASGKIYNIGNPSNNYSVRELADMMLKMAGTIAEYKENAQKVKLVETTSGAYYGNGYQDVQNRVPKIANTMEELGWKPTTAMEDTLANIFEAYREHAAEARSLVD
- a CDS encoding 4-deoxy-4-formamido-L-arabinose-phosphoundecaprenol deformylase, producing the protein MALIVLKIDVDTLRGTREGVPNLVRMLRAHEAGATFLFSLGPDHTGWALRRAFRPGFLKKVSRTSVVEHYGLRTLMYGVLLPGPDIGRKAAAEMRAVAEAGFETGIHTWDHVRWQDNVRQRDAAWTARQMGAAHARFAEIFGHAPVTHGAAGWQMNDHAFRQIDAWGMAYASDGRGTHPYIPSVDGQPLRHVQLPTTLPTLDELIGVNDLTSDNVARHILKTTESDRDQVFTLHAELEGQKLAPIFEELLRGWRAQGHRLASMGDYHATLDRSTLPVQPVTWGEIPGRSGSLIVQPA
- a CDS encoding peroxiredoxin, translating into MPVTLDQPLPDFSAPATSGLTFSLAGQRGKVVVLYFYPKDNTPGCTTEAMNFRDQYEAFEAADAVVFGISRDSLKSHENFKAKLEMPFELISDADEALCALFDTIKMKKMYGKDVRGIERSTFLIDRKGVLRQEWRGVKVPNHVDEVLGAVRAL
- a CDS encoding PhoH family protein: MPLPTMPTQPAQLLDPAEFKPFGKAARPKAGQEPRKPVPALEREALSETGRAQPKRSTTRARLGETSPMAKEDARQRPTGVAKAVDKVSTTGKSTETATRRRARRDDGPTKLFVLDTNVLMHDPSSLFRFEEHDVYLPMMTLEELDNHKKGMSEVARNARAVSRTLDHLVAGTDGVMEDGLPLSKLGNRDAQGHLFFQTRLNDIKLPDGLPQGKADNQILGVVSALQQQRPDRHVVLVSKDINMRIKARALGLPAEDYFNDRVLEDTDLLYSGVMSLPIDFWQKHGKNIESWQDPKTGTTFYRLSGPLVPSFLVNQFVFLEPNDGSLPLYAQVKELNGKTAVLQTLKDYTHQKNNVWGVTARNREQNFALNLLMHPEIDFVSLLGQAGTGKTLLALAAGLEQVLDQKLYNEIIITRATVPVGEDIGFLPGTEEEKMQPWMGAFDDNLEVLQKSDDNAGEWGRAATQELIRSRIKVKSMNFMRGRTFVNKFLIIDEAQNLTPKQMKTLVTRAGPGTKIVCLGNIAQIDTPYLTEGSSGLTYVVDRFKGWSHGGHITLARGERSRLADHASDVL
- a CDS encoding C40 family peptidase, giving the protein MPNRHGSPRIRTQWAGLAIIALACLLSACSSTPTRSTASRDTSGLRTRGATINDPSAGLEEISIEAMALVGTPYRYGGNTPDSGFDCSGLVRYVVQRAASVNLPRTAAEMGTRGFALERRDVASGDLVFFNTTGRPNSHVGIYVGQNRFVHAPATGGTVRLDDMTKSYWASRYMGARRVVAVSNLPDLPTTPAAAAPSIAAVPAAPTAPARPSDDDPLGTLMRARSTPSTADDDPIAQFGTR
- a CDS encoding inorganic phosphate transporter — encoded protein: MHTLQISLWVVVLLVALAILFDFMNGFHDAANSIATVVSTGVLKPQQAVAMAAVCNVIAIFIFHLKVATTVGRDTIDPSIVDHYVIFGALLGAIAWNIITWYYGIPSSSSHALIGGLVGAAVAKSGTGSLVASGLLKTVAFILISPLLGFILGSCLMIAVSWLFFRTPPSKVDRWFRRLQLLSASLYSLGHGGNDAQKTIGIIWMLLIAGGYASATAHEPPIWVIVCCYVAIGLGTLLGGWRIVRTMGQKITKLKPVGGFCAETGGALTLFLASAMGVPVSTTHTITGAIVGVGAAQKASAVRWGVAGNIVWAWVLTIPASAFMAAIAWWIGRQLL